The Deltaproteobacteria bacterium genome segment AAGAGCGCGAGCGTCGGGCAGCGCACCTGCGCGGCGGCCTCGAGCGGCGAGCGCGGCTTGCGGGCGGGGTCGAGCGGAGGCTCGCCGGGCGCCGGCGCGAGGAGCCCGTGCTCGTGCGAGAGCATCCCGTAGCAGGGCACGGCCGCGGCGAGCCCCGTGCACGCGGCTGCCGCGAGGATCGTGTACTGCCCGCCCATGCAGAAGCCCGTGATCCCGACCTCGCGGCCACGCGCGGCTCCGCCCGCCAGCGCGTCGATCGCCTCCTGCACCACCGCGAGCAGCTCGGGATCCGGAAGCCCGCGGATCCAGCGCCCCGGGTCGGCGCCCACCTCGCGCGACGGGAGCTTGCGATAGAGGTCCACCGCCAGCACCGCGAAACCGCCCGCTGCGAGCTTGCGCGCGAGGTGCCGCGTGTGCTCGGCGAGGCCCCAGACGTCGTGGATCATCACGACGCCGGGCGCCGGCTCCGGGCCGGGGCAGGCGAGGTAGCCGAGCTCCGTCTCCTCCGTCCGCACGGGCCGAGCATACCCGCGGCGGCCCCGCCGCGCGCGCCTATACTGCGCCGCCATGCCGTACCCGCGCGAGCTCCAGGTCGCCCTCGAAGCCGCCCGCGAGGCCGGCGCGATCCTGGAGCACTGGTACAACGTCGGCACCGGGCACTGGGAGAAGTCCCACGACAACCCGCTCACGATCGCCGACCTCGAGTCCGACCGCGCGATCGCCGCCCGCCTGCGCGCCGCCTTCCCCGGTGACGCCCTGCTCTCCGAGGAGACCGTCGACGACCCCGCCCGCCTGCGCCACGAGCGGGTCTGGATCGTGGACCCGATGGACGGCACCAAGGAGTTCACGAAGAAGATCCCCGAGTTCGGGGTCTCGATCGCGCTGGTCGAGGCGGGTGAGCCGGTCGTCGGCGTGATCCTGAACCCCGCCGCCGGCGTCGCGGTGTGGGCGAGCCGCGGCGAGGGCTGCTTCCGCGACGGCCGGCCCGTCTCGGTGTCGAAGGTCACGCGCCTCTCCGACGCCGTCGTGATCGCGAGCCGCACCGAGATCTCGCGCGACCAGTTCGCCCCCTACGAGGGCTGGTTCCGCGAGCTGCGCCCGGTCGGCTCGATCGCCTGGAAGCTCGCCTGCATCGCCTGCGGCGACGGCGACCTCAACGTCTCGGTGGCGCCGAAGAACGAGTGGGACGTCTGCGCCGGCGACGTGCTGGTGCGCGAGGCCGGCGGGGTCTATGCCGGCTTCGACGGCGCCCGGCGCGTCTACAACCAGGCGAAGACCCTGAT includes the following:
- a CDS encoding dienelactone hydrolase family protein, with the protein product MRTEETELGYLACPGPEPAPGVVMIHDVWGLAEHTRHLARKLAAGGFAVLAVDLYRKLPSREVGADPGRWIRGLPDPELLAVVQEAIDALAGGAARGREVGITGFCMGGQYTILAAAACTGLAAAVPCYGMLSHEHGLLAPAPGEPPLDPARKPRSPLEAAAQVRCPTLALFGADDSFIPVEDVLALQRELAKAGPDHVVSLYAGAGHAFLNDTRPDLYRPAIAREAWSRLATWLGRLGDRPGDPAIR
- a CDS encoding 3'(2'),5'-bisphosphate nucleotidase CysQ, with protein sequence MPYPRELQVALEAAREAGAILEHWYNVGTGHWEKSHDNPLTIADLESDRAIAARLRAAFPGDALLSEETVDDPARLRHERVWIVDPMDGTKEFTKKIPEFGVSIALVEAGEPVVGVILNPAAGVAVWASRGEGCFRDGRPVSVSKVTRLSDAVVIASRTEISRDQFAPYEGWFRELRPVGSIAWKLACIACGDGDLNVSVAPKNEWDVCAGDVLVREAGGVYAGFDGARRVYNQAKTLIETGMAAGPPALVEAFSARERARSGG